The DNA sequence tgtcagtccaaaatcttggcaggccttgctaaaacgatccatgagcaaAAGCAGCTATTTAGAAAAGTGGTTTCAAGGTCTAGTCTCAAAAGTCTGAGGGCAGGGCCACTTGTGCCTGTGAATTTTGATTTATCCATAGTGTCTGGTTACTGTAGGGGCACACATATGCCTCTTTATTAAGACAGAGCCTCTTAAAGCAATTAAATCCACAAAATACAGAACATTCAAATtatttagaaataatactgtggggtcctatgcatgtttgcatcTGAGTTAATCACACTTCTTGGTACTAAACTTGTGAAGCCAGAATAGGAGCTAGGGAGCTGCAAAAGGGAAATCTGGGTTTATTAAGTGAACTTATTCTGTCTGAGAACTGAAATCCTGAAAATGTTTGGTTTTGTGTTTGAGTGCAAATTTCCATACATTTTATATTAAAAGGCAAAATGTGTGCATTTAATatgtcattattttaaaaatcattctgATTAGGCAGAATATGTCTGAATTTATCATTACCAATTACCACTTATAGTATCAACTCATATATATACTGTGGCATGTCTCATTCTCCGTATGGGTCCATCTTGAGGGAGTATGTTCCACACATATCTTCCTATTGTGTAACATCAATTTCAGAGAAACATTTGATCTTTTCATCATCTGTCAGGATAATAGCCACTGCAGAGAGAATATTCTTGATGATGGCCTCCAAATATTGGAATAAGTTGCATGTTGAGGTCTGTCAAATTCAagattttgactttttaaaatgaactttaggctacaattctatacatctCACCTGGCAGTAGGAGCACCTGAACTCAACAGAattcatttctgagtaaacatggatggAATTCTGCTGGTAAGGTCCTGTCTATTTAGACATCTATCTATGTTTAATGTACCTAATTGATTTTTGTTTGGTTCTGTTGGCTCTTGTTTAGTCTCTCTGGTCATGATTCATTCTGATgagtttattattatattttattaaggtgcaatcctaaccaactttccagcacccaggaaagggcaatgcagttccaagataagggaacaaacattcccttactttgaggaggcctctgtgagtgccacccaactgtaggatgcagcacacaccccattggcactgctatgctgaaaagttggttaggatttgggtcaaaATCTGGCAGCCAGATTCTCTAATGACAGAGGTGGGTTGAATATACTGGAAATAAGATAGAGACTATAGAATGGGGTCATCAGTATTGAAATTTATTATATTTGTTTGTTCTTGCTaggaatgtttttatttgttcagGCACCTGCTGGATTGTGGTAGCACCAGCCCGTGGCTCATGCACAGATGCCATCACAAATGCTTAGACAATATGTGGAGCCTGCCTGCAAAACTATTGGACTGCGGACAACGTCATAGCCATGCTGATGCTCAGGGAAATGGTTTCCAAAATGCTGCTTCCCAGTCAGGCAAGGACTCGAGCTCTGAGCAGGCGGATGTGTCTTCAAAAGACAGAGAGCCTCCATTTGACATACCCCCAACAATTCTCCCTCCCACGAATTGCTGCATGAGTGGATGCCAAAACTGTGTGTGGATTGCCTACACGGAGGAGCTTCTGAAGCATTACCAGGATGGAGGAAAACGGGCCCTAGCAGCCATAGAGAAGCACATACAGGATGAGAATATAAAAACATTCTTAAAGATGGAAATTGGATTCCGCCTGAAGAAAGATTAAAAATTGGTGGCGCTGCATGCCGCACAGGTGGTCTCAGGCATCGCCATTTCTGAAGGAAATGAAATCCTAATGAGTTATGGTCCCACGTAAACAAGAGAGTGCCATCCTCATTTTATACGTGGGTTCTTAGCCAGTTGGTACAATTCACTGATATGAGTCATGATAGTCTATGTGAATTTAagcaaaaatgtttttgcttaataaatatttatttatatgttaaAAAATTATAACTTTATTTTATTCCACATAGTTTCCGCCTTTCTTCAGTATCACCCAAGGTGGCATAAGCAGAGTTTCTTGATGGACTCCCATCCAGTGTCGAGACCCAAACCTGCTTGCATGACACTAAATGCATGATTGTGTAGTTGCAGGCTTAGGTTTACTAGTGTGTAAGGGCCACAGTTTGAATCGGGATCACAGCAGGGGCAATTGAGTATTTAATGCTTTACCAACACTATGAAATGCTGTTTAATCCTAAAGGTGCCATTTGCCACAATAGTCTTTTCAGGGTTAAATTGCTGCTTTGTAGTGGTGATTTTTAGTGGGGAAAACAGCTTTAAGGTCAAGAGTTAAATGCCTGCTATCTCTCCACTGCAGCCCTGATCCGAATAAAGGTCCAGCATGACTCCTGCACATGAATCAACCTAAGCTTGTAACCATACAATAGTGCACTTAGcgtcatgtgtagtttggccttagTTTCAACAACATTGCCGCATTTAGACCCAGCAGCACTGAATGGCTCCTTAAAGATCAGTTAATCTTTTTCTCTCTGCTGGTTAGTCAAGGTGCAGGTTACTATGAGCCATACTGTGAGGAAAATTCTGGATTAGGCAAAATGATATGCATTATGCATAATACATAATaggcttttaggctgcaattacATGCACATGTGGTTTGGAGTAAgtttaaggtcccaatcctatccagctttccagcactgatgcagctgtgctgaaagggTGTGCACTAATCtagtggtggggggacagtcacagaggcctcttcagagtaagggaatggttgttccagtacctcagagctgcattccaGCTGCGttggcactggcaagttggataggattgggccctaactgaacTTGGCAGGACTTATGTCCAGGAAACATGCAGAGAATGCAATTGTCTGTAGGCCAGAGAAGTTGTTGATGTAGTACAATATCTCTGCTCCAGCAGCACTAGAGATGAAATCAGCAGCACAGGACACTTGAGGTCAACATGATATTCCACTTCCACTCACTGATTCTCCTGTCAGACTGCATTTCAGGCACACCCTAAACAAGAAATCTCATCCCCTGTACAATTGCTGTTACTTGTGTTTTATAACcttttttcagattttgttttttttccccaaggaggaaaagtgcagaaaatggtgttatgtatttttattccaagggtgcatttttataaattatgatCACTTTAAAAGAGTGccggtaggtgatataggtagtatagtgtcagcaggtgcACCTCCAGTccagatcattttttaaaattttgtcacagatttcccagtttattttttcacagattttgcagtgttttttgttttacaaaattgagaaatgcagaaagcagtgttatttgtttttatttcgttatcaccgaaAAACCACACCTCTGGTTTTACAAATAGAGCAGCATCAGTGTAAGTGTCACTTTATAGAGAAGCATGAATACACCAAAGACAGTCCCTGTTCAGAAGAGCTTCTCATCTTTATTTCCTTCTAAACCAAGCCTCCTCCTATTTCCTCCTGCAGATTATTTAAATAAAACTAATAATTCCACATGTATATAGAACATTATTTGTCTACTGTTTTCAGAAGTCTGAAAAGATAAATTTGTTCTAGATGGGGAAGCTGAGAGATAGGCTGTGCTATCTGTCtcctatctactcaaaagtaaaccctattatgttagtggggcttactctcagggaagtgtgtataggagtgtcACCTGTGCTGGCCATTGGAAAGGGGAGCATTTTCTTAGTGCATCTGACTAGTTTATCTACTTTTAAGAGCAAAGTGTCAGTCAGTAAGAGGAGAGCATTTATATAGTGGtgggtttggtttttgttttttttaaagtgttcaaagcacttctcaTACATAATTTTAGACATTTTTACAGCAATCTTTTAAGGCAGGAATGGACCATAGAAGTGAATGGCTTCTATTGATAACAGTGAAATAAAGGGCTGCAATCACGACACAGCCGAGGTTGCATCAAAACTATATTGGAGGCATACTTCAACTGTTCAACCAACTGCAGCTCCTCTTTGTATAGAAATGAAAGGGTTCCTTGGACTATGGGAGAAAGAGAACCTGCACTCTAGTATATGCTCCCTGCAGTCAAGGAGGGGGCACCCTACTGGAAGCCCAGTGTGTTGAACTGGCATTTCTatatacagtgaacccttgatttaccGGACtaatgggggaggagtggccactaatgccaaaagtccattaaatccaaatgcatttataACAATGCGCGCGCGCACAACatgactagtttttaaagaagcaatGTTCATTATATGTGGAGTCTGTTAAATGAAGGGTTCACTGCATAACGATTAACTGGTGTCTGCCAGTgtgacatgggggaggggagcccaTGCTGCTACAGGCAGCTGTTTTGACCATGATTGTTGTTATTACTAAAAGATTTactgtatatcccacctttcccatgctgaagcaaattcccaaggcagcttacaaataccccattaaaatgtacaatatgttGCCAACTGGCTTGGTCTGTTCTTGTACCTTTAACACTAACTTGATGGGTGAAAGTCAGTCTGCAAAGAAGTGCATAACCATTCTCACTTGGTAAGGGACTTTCATTTATGGGCAGAATCCATGAACCCCATTCGAGTTTCAAGTACATTCTGCAGTGTGCTACATTTCTTCCAACATGTTCTAGAAAAGCAagctgttctcctcctcctcctcctaggtCTGCCTGCTGGGACAATATCATTTACAATCCTTTCTTAATACCCTGCTCTGAAGAAATCCTCAGACAAGCTAATCACAGTGTGCTTTAATGGAACTGCTGAACCTTCCACTAATTATAGCTAGCTAGACTTTAGTAAATAGGATTAAACTATGCTAGTTTTGTGTTAATTGAAGCCAGGTGGATCACTTCATGTATAATGAAACccctattttgtttttaatttagtgCTTTGGCTGAAAAACCAGGGAAGTGAAATTGATTGCTTGAATGTTAAGAACACAAAACACCAGAAAGCTTTTGGTCCATTCTCCCACCTGGAATTCCTGCAGACAACCCTTTGGGATTCTTGTGCAATGTCTATGAGTTACCAACTTTTTACCCAGCTCCCACAACTACAGTATCTCTTAACAGTAGCTTAATGGGAAGACATTTGCAAACAATGTTGTTTGATCTTTCTATAGTGAAAAGCTTTGCATGCCCATTTCTCCAGATCAACACTATTTCATTGCCTGTTTGTCATCAGTTAGGAGGTGAGGCAGAGGAACAGCCTAGAGTAAAGTAGACCAAAACCCAAAGGGGGTCTTTTTACTTTAGAATGTGCTTACATGTGTCCTGGCACTGTGGCTGCCCTAGGCAccgataacacaggccaacacacattttgcctccttaaacgttacaccaattcctgggtatatttggggtcctgattccaaaaatggcatctgttttgccctatcatgtctagttttggagtatagtacagcctcattagtgaatggttcaagcagcttcctcatgagcaagcctacatcatggtttcctcatgaggaagctgcttgaaccattcactaatgaggctatactatatctccaaaactagacatgataggacaaaacggatgccatttttggaatcggaactccaaattcatatcaaaccaccataaagtttggaaaaagcTTTTCTGAtgctcaattttgtaggcctgtgtaaccagTGTCTCAGTTGATCTTAGTTCCATCAGATGATCTCTAGTGAGATGAACAGCATCGTTCAAGAGATGCCTTGTCTGCATCATCCTGGCTTCGAAAATCATCTTGCTCCTAACTGATGCCTCAAGGAGGTCTACCTGCAGTGATAACCAGCCGCAGTAGCAGGCAATGCAGACCCTCAGATCATCCTACTTTTAGGTTGTTCTTTTGCCTCCTAGATATACTGATGCTAGACCTCCACTAGCTTGGGTTGCTTTTCTGCAGGTCACCCTGAAGTTCCTAAGGCTGTTCCTGTCCAAACCATGCCAGACAGAACTCAGTATATCAGCCATGTAGGCATAGATCCAGTACGTAGGTATTACTATTTGATTGAGACAACGTCTGTTGGTGGAAGAGTATTCAAGTTACACAGAGCATCACTGGGGACACAGACCAAAGCGATGCAGTGGCAGTAACTGTTTCTAAGGGTTCTAGAAACATCAGAGGCAGATATTTAACTATTTGTAACAGGTGAAATGCCTTCCGTACCTCTTCCTGTCCTTTCTAGTATCCTGTACACACAGACCAGAAACAATGTACCTATCATTGAGGAGGACACTGGATTAAAAAACAAGGGTCATAATCCTATTATGAGAGGCATAATAAATCCAGCAACCCATTTGAAATTTCCAGAGCACCTGCAAGCTAGAAATATACTCACTATAACCGTAGGTCAGCGACAGTCTTTCAAGCGAGTGTATCATAAGTATTCGGTGAGTATAACTAGATACTTGGCTTCAGGTTGGGGGCAGGCCAGCCCAAAGTACTTGCTTCAAGCAGCAAATGGGCAAGCACCCAGGTCCTCCTGTCCTGGCCAATTGCCTgtctggcagccccccccccccccattttcttttcATTAGCTCTCTAGGTTCTTTTCTCAAGAACCTCCCCTCTAACAGTTTAAGAGAAGCAGCAATGGAGGAAGACAAGGACAGTAGGTGCCGGCAGTCACTTGCACTGAGGCGCAGGGAGCTGGTTGTGGTGGGAGTGAGCGTTGGTGCTAATGCTGGCCCAGCAGTCTGCTGAATGACATTGGGATGTGGGGTGCTAGCCCTGATGGGGTTGCTCTTGGGGCTTGCACTAATGCTAGGGCAGGGGATCAGAATTTTGCAGGACTAGTCAGTAGAGCTTAGCATCTCAGATGTTTGATTGTCTTCATCCACCATTTCTACTAGTTCAAATGGCTTCAACCTTCACTTCCATCCCATTGTAATTATGTTCATACAAGGGCATATATAGGGTGCAGTCCATCTGTAGTGACTGAAGGGTTTTGCTCAAATACTTGCTCAGCATTCATGGAATGGCATTGGGTAACTTGTGGCAAAAAATCATTTCCCAGCCTAAGCTTCCTCGCAGGATTGTTAGGATAAATGAGATTTGAGGCTGCAAATGGATGCatgtttacatgggagtaaactcactaaattcaatggggcttctaagTATGCATACAATCAGGCAGATGAAAGTTGTAGCAATACTGAATAGTAATGGTTAATGGATAGTGGGGTGCAGAAGTAGATGTTGAATGGCTAATTATTGCATAATGAAACAAATCCAAATAAGGTGCATCTAAGCATATGTCCAACTAGCATTTTAGTGATGGATTTGaactatgtatttttaaaatgccttGGTGGCGTTATTATTACTACACTGATATTCAGTCCTggcaaaacagaggtgctggtggTCAGCAAGAAAGCTGACCCAGAGGTCTGTCCTGGGTGGTGCTCCACTCCCTTTGAAGGAACAGGTTTGCAGCTTTCTTTCAGTTCAGGGTGCAGGTTATCACCTATAACGTCCTGCATGACTTGAGTCCTGGATATGTGAAGGACTGCATCTTTCCACACTTGGCTGCCTACACACTATGATGGTCATCAGAGATCCTGCTTTGTCTTTCCTCCTTAACAGAGACCAGGCATGGATtaatggtcttctctgtggtagGCAGCCTGGGTATTCCCTTCTCTGGGAAGCCTGGCTGGCCTTTACGCTGCCTACTTTCAAATGGGtagtaaaaatgtttttgctcCATCAAGTTtttccttgaatttttttttcacaaacCCTTTTGCCTTGTTTACTATCTTTTTCTAATTGTAGTTCAATTGATTGCTTTTAATCATTTGTATTGGTGATTGTATTTTATGcattgttgtgagccaccttggtgGTCCCTTATTGAGACTAAAAGGTGACATATAgagtaaatattttaaaataaataagtacaacACCAGCAGAGTGCATGGAGCTGGACAACAGAAAGCGGGATTCTCAACAAATAACATGTTCTCAGCCTAGCAATTAAACTGGCAATGTATTTTCACCACAATTGTTAGCATGTCTCTGGAGTTATAACTCCCTGGTCTTAATGATTCTATCTAGCAGGAAAACTTCACATTGTTGAGGTTTGGCAATGCAGGGAAGGTGGCTATATGATGAAGCAAGGTGAAGAAGTTGGTTTGGGCAGTGGTTTCTGCTGGGGATGGGTAGTTGCTGAAGAACAAAAAGGAAATCTGGTGGGCCAATAGTGGTCTTGCAAAATGTGTAATTATTAGCTGAAGGGTTTACGGGGTGGAAGGGAGAAAAGCTTTAATCAGATTAGGAATTGTTGAGGGATTTGAATGTGAGTGCATGAAATGCTAGACTGGGTCAGACAAATGATTCGTCTAACGCAATGTCCTGAAATGGACAACAACCAGTGATTGGTGCCGAGTTCTCCAGTTAAgggactaagggctcaatcctatgggctggaGCACCGGTGGCACATGTGCACCTCTGGCTGCCAaaagcatgtctgcagcacctggggaggagggagcattgGTCCTGGGCCACAATGCCATGAGGATGAGGGGAGCAGCCATTGGTAAGTTTAACCACTGGCTGCTGGTGTGActtttcagggcaaggggaaggcagaattgggggaggggagggagcttGGGAAGGGAGCAGAGACAGTGGCAACCTGTGCTCTCTCCCTGGCTCCATATCCTGCGCTCCCTTTCTGACTGGGAAACTAGACACGggcctccttgattctgcacttgCTCAATAGCGGAGGCAGATTCGAGGAGCCCCATTGCTTCTGGCTGTGTTCTACCCTGGGAAagaaagcaaatgctccctttTCCCTGAGGAGACATCGGCAGCTGCCTAGGAAtacataggatacagtggcagccctTTCAATgccgctgttcctctgggcaccagggtagataggattgggctgtagatctgCTGAATGCATATTTGAATGCGTACCAAAGCAAATTCAGGAATTAGTGGTCCTTTGGGTGTACACCGGATACATTCTGTCTTGCTCTACATAGTAATGCTTTGCTGGTCCCAGAGTAGTCATGCCTGTGATGCTCTGCACAGGGCAATTATGAGGGGCAATTTTTGCACAATGTGCAAGCTCTGTCtcttatcctcacagcaaccctgtgaggtagattacactggaagagagtaactggcctattGCCACCCAGGgttttcatggctgaatggggatttgaacccagatctctgTGGCCTTAGTCCAACTGTCTGCATTACTTTAACTCTCTGCTAAAGCAGAGAATATGCATGCCACAGGCACTTGTAACAGCAGTAGTACAGCACCATGAGTAGGGGGAGTTTACCTCCTTAATTAAATCTTCTTTCACTAGATGTTTCTCAGACTTGGGAAGCTAAAGGTGATGCTCAAAGCTGAATGCTTGGAGACCTGTATGATTGCTCTCTCCGACAAGGTATATGTTGGGGTGGGAAAGCACCATCTGGCAGAAAAGCTGATGCCCTCTAATGTGAGGTATTCCTCCTGTCTAGTGATCCTCTTTGATCAGTAGAACAGGTCTCAGAGAAATAAGAGGGGAGTTCAGAAGCTAACCTATTTCCTTCCTACCTCCACATTTACTTGTGctttaagtctctctctctctctctctctctctctctctctctctctctctctctcatatcaatCAATACCAACCTACAGGATTCAGGTTTTGCGCCTGGGCGTCATTCCTTCACCACAGCCATGAACCCTGAACCTCTCAAGTCAGAGATCAAATCAGCCACCAGAGTGATCGGAGGACCTGTCACCCCCAGAAAAGGACCCCCCAAATTCAAGCAGAGACAAACAAGGCAGTTCAAGAGCAAGCCACCAAAGAAGGGGATCCAAGGGTAAGATATGAGAGAGGTTGCTTGGGAGGAGAGGGATGATAGCATCTTCCTCTAGTTTAAAATAACCATCACATAGGCCTCTTTATTTACCAGCATTACACAAACCACCTCAAGCAGCGCAGCAGTAGGTGAGAAGTCAGCATTTTCAACCCAGAGCTCTGATAACCAATACCAGCATGAAGACCAATATGCTCGGTCTATGAACTGATACATGGGGGCACACatatggttttgtttttcctgaGGAATGTCAATAATAGTCCTTGTATTTCCCCTTTGCTTTAAATGACTTAAATTAATGTTTTGTTTCTCCAATACATTTGGGTTTGCTCCAAATCTAATACGTATCAGTGCTTTCAACAAAGTAAAGTTCAGAGTTCTAAGCTGCCTAAATTAAATAATCTTCATGTTAACAATGGCCATTTATATTTCAGACTGACAATAAATGTAGATGCAGTGCTCCATCTGATTCTGCCAAGTTATCCAtcttgaccaggggtgtccaaacattttgatgggagggccacataatctctctgacactgtgtcaggggccagggaaaaaaagaattaatttacttttaaaatttgaataaatttacataaatgaatttattagagatggaacttataagaatgaataaaggtcttgcagtagttaggcatataaaaggccttgcacaaagcaagaccagcctttccttcactgacactgctgcatcacagacgtgaaacggcaagtagtggagggagctcttgtcccacagctcaggtgagaggtcaaacagttgtcctcatgctgagagcagttgtgtcaggccagcacaggctccagcaagtctctggagggccagaggctcattggagactgggggctccccgagggcctgattgggagccctggagggccgcaagtggcccccgggttgggttttgggcacccctgatcttgactatgcacacttatttgggaataaGTCAAGCCTAGCCTATTGAGATATCCCTGCAAATGTGGGCTGAATCAGAACATGTGTGTATTTGCATCATACCATGCTTTTCCCAGGAGAAGGATATGCTATTCAGTTTGCATCCACcaaagacaaacaaaaaaataaccaGCAGAATAATTGCtgtacttgtgagtaagcacCCTGGTCTGCCCTGTGAAGGAGGTGACTAGAGTGCTTAGTCATGAATACATTGGATGGGAGGGAAGGCTCCATCCTGCTCCTACTAATGGTGACAGCTTTTCTCTGCCATTAGATGATCTTGTGCCTATAGAAAGCTGCATCAGACCTACTGGCTGGGAAAGGTTCCTCCCTTTACAAGCAGCAGGCACTTTACAAGCAGAGCCACAGGTGTAGCTGCTTACTCAGGAATAAACCCCCTTTTCATCATGTCTGTTTCGATATCATGGAGATACAAATTCCTCTTTAATACTCTTCTACACAACAATCCCAGAAATGAAGCACCCATATGGCATGATTTATACCAGTTAATCCAAGAAGAATTGCTGATGTGGAAATACCCTTAAACTACTATTCTGTGTACATTTAGATGACAATAAGCCCCTTggtcagtgagacttatttctgagtaaggatACAAGGATCAGACCATGAGTTTGACCATAGCTATGGCATATGTAGTGCATGCTGGCTTTGATGTACCTCTGAAATCTGTACTTGTGGGTCTCCAGCGCAGCTGAATATTCATCTCTCTTGAATTGCTGGCACTGCAGCAAGCAGAAATCAATGTGACTGCAGCAGGATTGCCGGTAGCAAAAACATAATACTCAGCAGACCCTAGGCACAGTCACAGTTCtgtgtttctttgttttgtaCAAATGCAGATTCTTAGCAAAATAAAATTGTTTGAAATTGTATTTAAGACATTTTTATTAGTTTTGTGGATATAGATTTAAAAAAGAAGTAATGTACAAAAGTGAACTGAAACAGGAAGTGAATTTTTTAATGCATTCCATTGTATAAAGCCATATAATGTGCCACCAAATCATCATTATAAATTTTATGCTGTTAATATGGTGTTAGGCCCCACATGAGCTTTAGCAACAGTACTAACATGGCACTGTGGTTAGGCTATGCCCTTCAAAAAGTCCATAGTAACTTTATCCACTGCCCTTGATGAGGGTTTTTGCAATCACCCTCTGTTCAGGGATTATCCTAAAACATTCTcaggttagaaaaaaaaaatctcaccctATAAATCACCCTAAAGGAGCTCTGTAAAGAGGTTAGATTTCCACTGTTCAGAGAGATGTTCCAGGATCAAATGATAAAAGCAAAAAGCAGAatgttctcttttttctctttgtagGTTTGGTGATGATATTCCTGGCATGGAAGGCTTGGTAACAGGTATTAAGGAATTATTTTCATTTTGTCAGTGTGTGAATGTATCCCAACAGCTGGTCGGTGATGGCAAGAATGTGTGTGAGTAGGCTCAGTTGCATTCATTTCGGTTGCATTACTAAGACTGTGACCTCGGCCCAGCTCTTTGTCTCTGCTTTCCTGGTCTAAAGCATTCCTGCTATCCATGGCTTGTTTTTCCCTCT is a window from the Tiliqua scincoides isolate rTilSci1 chromosome 2, rTilSci1.hap2, whole genome shotgun sequence genome containing:
- the PDE6G gene encoding retinal rod rhodopsin-sensitive cGMP 3',5'-cyclic phosphodiesterase subunit gamma; this encodes MLGTARCGWGLVGARSARAQDSGFAPGRHSFTTAMNPEPLKSEIKSATRVIGGPVTPRKGPPKFKQRQTRQFKSKPPKKGIQGFGDDIPGMEGLVTDITVICPWEAFSHLELHELAQYGII